A single genomic interval of Solimonas sp. K1W22B-7 harbors:
- a CDS encoding ABC transporter ATP-binding protein: MPLLEVEHLEISFRTPEGELRAVNDLSFQVGAGEALGVVGESGSGKSQTAMAIMGLLARNATARGNIRFDGQELLKLPAAQMNRIRGAQIGMVFQDPMTSLNPYLSIGTQMAEVLVQHRGMNKVAGLAESARMLDSVRIPDATRRLDQYPHELSGGMRQRVMIAMTLLCRPRLLIADEPTTALDVTVQAQILELLGELRREFGVAVLLISHDLGIVSELCERTLVMYAGQLMENGPTERLLTRPGHPYTRGLLDSRPGLDSPLDLPLAAIPGAPPDLLQLPPGCPFQPRCAQAFEPCGRRPPVLQHPGGVLRACHAA, translated from the coding sequence ATGCCCCTGCTCGAAGTCGAACACCTGGAAATCAGCTTCCGCACGCCGGAGGGTGAGCTGCGCGCGGTCAACGACCTGTCGTTCCAGGTCGGGGCAGGGGAGGCGCTGGGGGTGGTCGGCGAATCCGGCTCCGGCAAGTCGCAGACCGCGATGGCGATCATGGGCCTGCTGGCGCGCAATGCCACGGCACGCGGCAACATCCGCTTCGACGGCCAGGAATTGCTGAAGTTGCCGGCGGCGCAGATGAACCGCATCCGCGGCGCGCAGATCGGCATGGTCTTCCAGGACCCGATGACCAGCCTCAACCCCTACCTGTCCATCGGCACGCAGATGGCCGAGGTGCTGGTGCAGCATCGCGGCATGAACAAGGTAGCGGGGCTGGCGGAGTCGGCGCGCATGCTCGATTCCGTGCGCATCCCCGACGCCACGCGGCGGCTGGATCAGTACCCGCACGAACTCTCGGGCGGCATGCGCCAGCGCGTGATGATCGCCATGACCCTGCTGTGCCGGCCGCGCCTGCTGATCGCCGACGAGCCGACCACGGCGCTCGACGTCACCGTGCAGGCGCAGATCCTGGAGTTGCTGGGCGAGCTGCGCCGCGAGTTCGGTGTGGCGGTGCTGCTGATTTCCCACGACCTCGGCATCGTCAGCGAACTCTGCGAGCGCACCCTGGTGATGTACGCCGGCCAGCTGATGGAGAACGGTCCCACCGAGCGCCTGCTGACGCGGCCGGGCCACCCCTATACCCGCGGCCTGCTCGATTCGCGGCCCGGCCTGGACTCACCGCTGGACCTGCCGCTGGCGGCCATCCCGGGTGCGCCGCCGGACCTGCTGCAGCTGCCCCCCGGCTGCCCCTTCCAGCCACGTTGCGCGCAGGCCTTCGAGCCCTGCGGCCGGCGGCCGCCGGTGCTGCAACACCCCGGCGGAGTGCTGCGCGCCTGCCACGCAGCCTGA
- a CDS encoding ABC transporter permease subunit, whose protein sequence is MSQLPQPVVGRSLWQDAWRRLRHNRAALVAGIVLALMLLAILFGPLFSPYAYDEIDFTGSWGAEPTLHDGHVFGTDSVGRDLFSRTLVGGRISLMVGIVSTLVSLLIGVAYGAIAGYYGGRVDQVMMRVVDVLYALPFMFFVILLMVLFGRQLLLIFVAIGAVNWLDMARIVRGQTLSLRRREFIDAAIVAGTPPREIIRRHIVPNLMGVVVIYATLTIPQVILVESFLSFLGLGVQEPMTSWGSLVNDGAREMEATVWPLLFPAGFLALALLCFNFLGDGLRDALDPKDR, encoded by the coding sequence ATGAGCCAGCTTCCCCAACCCGTGGTGGGTCGCAGCCTGTGGCAGGACGCCTGGCGCCGCCTGCGCCACAACCGTGCCGCGCTGGTCGCCGGCATCGTGCTGGCGCTGATGCTGCTGGCGATCCTGTTCGGCCCGCTGTTCAGCCCCTACGCCTACGACGAGATCGACTTCACCGGCAGCTGGGGCGCCGAGCCGACGCTGCACGACGGCCATGTTTTCGGCACCGACAGCGTCGGCCGCGACCTGTTCTCGCGCACCCTGGTGGGCGGGCGCATCTCGCTGATGGTGGGCATCGTCTCCACCCTGGTGTCGCTGCTGATCGGCGTCGCCTACGGCGCCATCGCCGGCTACTACGGCGGGCGCGTGGACCAGGTGATGATGCGCGTGGTCGACGTGCTCTACGCCTTGCCCTTCATGTTCTTCGTGATCCTGCTGATGGTGCTGTTCGGGCGCCAGCTGCTGCTGATCTTCGTGGCGATCGGCGCGGTCAACTGGCTGGACATGGCGCGCATCGTGCGCGGCCAGACCCTGTCGCTGCGGCGCCGTGAATTCATCGACGCGGCGATCGTCGCCGGCACGCCGCCGCGCGAGATCATCCGCCGCCACATCGTGCCCAACCTGATGGGCGTGGTGGTGATCTACGCCACGCTGACGATTCCCCAGGTTATTTTGGTGGAGTCCTTCCTGAGCTTCCTCGGCCTGGGCGTGCAGGAGCCGATGACCAGCTGGGGCTCGCTGGTCAACGACGGTGCGCGCGAAATGGAGGCCACGGTCTGGCCGCTGCTGTTCCCGGCCGGCTTCCTGGCACTGGCCCTGCTGTGCTTCAACTTCCTGGGCGACGGCCTGCGCGATGCGCTGGATCCGAAAGATCGCTGA
- the oppB gene encoding oligopeptide ABC transporter permease OppB produces the protein MLRFAMRRLLASIPTLLALITLAFFMMRAAPGGPFDKERSLLPEIEAAINAAYHLDEPLWQQYLRYMGGLLRGDLGPSFQYSGFSVTELIAQGFPVSLTIGLSSMLLALLVGGAAGIWAARKQNGFGDWSVMTLSMAGISLPSYVVAPLMILLFSVTLHWLPAGGWEKGRFQDMLMPVIALALPQIAYIARLMRGSMIEVLRSNFIRTARAKGLPEHQVILRHALKPAMMPILSFLGPTAAGVITGSVVIEQIFGIPGLGRYFVQAAINRDYTLVLGVVIFYGLLIVLFNFLVDLLYGALDPRVRVE, from the coding sequence GTGCTGCGATTCGCGATGCGCCGGCTGCTGGCCTCGATTCCGACACTGCTCGCGCTGATCACGCTGGCGTTCTTCATGATGCGCGCCGCACCGGGCGGCCCCTTCGACAAGGAGCGCTCGCTGCTGCCGGAGATCGAGGCGGCGATCAACGCGGCCTACCACCTCGACGAGCCGCTGTGGCAGCAGTACCTGCGCTACATGGGCGGCCTGCTGCGCGGCGACCTCGGCCCCTCGTTCCAGTACTCCGGCTTCTCGGTCACCGAGCTGATCGCGCAGGGCTTCCCGGTGTCGCTGACCATCGGCCTGTCGAGCATGCTGCTGGCCCTGCTGGTGGGCGGTGCGGCCGGCATCTGGGCAGCGCGCAAGCAGAACGGCTTCGGCGACTGGTCGGTGATGACGCTGTCGATGGCCGGCATCTCGCTGCCCAGCTACGTCGTCGCGCCGCTGATGATCCTGCTGTTCTCGGTGACGCTGCACTGGCTGCCGGCGGGGGGCTGGGAGAAAGGCCGCTTCCAGGACATGCTGATGCCGGTGATTGCGCTGGCGTTGCCGCAGATCGCCTACATCGCGCGCCTGATGCGCGGGTCGATGATCGAGGTGCTGCGCTCCAACTTCATCCGCACCGCCCGCGCCAAGGGCCTGCCGGAGCACCAGGTGATCCTGCGCCACGCGCTCAAGCCGGCGATGATGCCGATCCTGTCCTTCCTCGGCCCCACCGCGGCCGGTGTGATCACCGGCTCGGTGGTGATCGAGCAGATCTTCGGCATCCCCGGCCTGGGCCGCTACTTCGTGCAGGCGGCGATCAACCGCGACTACACCCTGGTGCTGGGCGTGGTGATCTTCTATGGCCTGCTGATCGTGCTGTTCAATTTCCTCGTCGACCTGCTGTACGGGGCGCTCGATCCGCGCGTGAGGGTGGAATGA
- a CDS encoding peptide ABC transporter substrate-binding protein, with amino-acid sequence MPPESIRKRSSRRLAWLGLALALCADAAQAGPAGNVLRIGNGAEPQTLDPHKTETVDGSRIVRDLCEGLTIVSPKGETIPGAAESWQISPDGLEYIFFLRPQARWSNGDPVVAEDFVAGLRRAADPKTGSSYAQMLEPLLNAPEVITGKKPPDSLGVEAVDDHTLLLRLRGPTPYLLGMLSHTTTFPIHRPSLKQYGDQFARPGHMVCNGAYTLDDWVVQSHVRIQRNRHYWNDAQTHIDTVMYYATEDQNSELKAYRAGDLDWATGYPVIQTPWIRKNLPAEFKMAPYLGISYFGYNLTRAPFKDNLKLRQALSLAIDRDIIGEKVLYGLSLPSYGWIPPRTEGVTPQTPAWSKWTQAQRLALARKLYAEAGYSKEHPAEVEIRYNTSENNKRVSVVVAAMWKQWLGVKSTLVNEEWKVFLNTRKLKKKTQVFRSAWIGDYNDASTFLDIMQSTHGQNDTGWSNAQYDALLVQAAAETDPLRRQAQLEQAERILLEDLPMIPLTFYVSKNLVKPWVRQWQDNILDYHYSKDMRIEGY; translated from the coding sequence ATGCCCCCCGAGTCGATCCGCAAGCGCAGCAGTCGCCGCCTGGCCTGGCTGGGCCTTGCCCTGGCCCTGTGCGCCGACGCGGCGCAGGCCGGGCCGGCGGGCAACGTGCTGCGCATCGGCAACGGTGCCGAGCCGCAGACCCTGGATCCGCACAAGACCGAGACCGTGGACGGCTCGCGCATCGTGCGCGACCTCTGCGAGGGCCTCACCATCGTCTCGCCCAAGGGCGAGACCATCCCGGGCGCAGCCGAGAGCTGGCAGATCAGCCCCGACGGACTGGAATACATCTTCTTCCTGCGGCCGCAGGCGCGCTGGTCCAACGGTGATCCGGTGGTGGCGGAGGACTTCGTCGCCGGCCTGCGCCGCGCCGCCGACCCGAAGACCGGCTCCTCCTACGCGCAGATGCTGGAGCCGCTGCTCAACGCGCCCGAGGTGATCACCGGCAAGAAGCCGCCGGACTCGCTGGGGGTGGAAGCGGTGGACGACCACACCCTGCTGCTGCGCCTGCGCGGGCCCACGCCCTACCTGCTGGGCATGCTGTCGCATACCACCACGTTCCCGATCCATCGTCCCAGCCTGAAGCAGTACGGCGACCAGTTTGCGCGGCCGGGGCACATGGTCTGCAACGGCGCCTACACGCTGGACGACTGGGTGGTGCAGTCGCACGTGCGGATCCAGCGCAACCGCCACTACTGGAACGACGCGCAGACCCACATCGACACGGTGATGTACTACGCCACAGAGGACCAGAACTCTGAGCTGAAGGCCTACCGTGCCGGCGACCTCGACTGGGCTACCGGCTACCCGGTGATCCAGACGCCCTGGATCCGCAAGAACCTGCCGGCCGAGTTCAAGATGGCGCCGTACCTGGGCATCTCGTACTTCGGTTACAACCTCACCCGCGCGCCGTTCAAGGACAACCTCAAGCTGCGCCAGGCGCTGAGCCTGGCGATCGACCGCGACATCATCGGCGAAAAGGTGCTCTACGGCCTGTCGCTTCCATCGTACGGCTGGATTCCGCCGCGCACCGAGGGCGTGACCCCGCAGACCCCGGCCTGGTCCAAGTGGACCCAGGCGCAGCGCCTGGCGCTGGCGCGCAAGCTTTACGCCGAGGCCGGCTACAGCAAGGAGCACCCGGCCGAGGTCGAGATCCGCTACAACACCAGCGAGAACAACAAGCGCGTGTCGGTGGTGGTGGCGGCCATGTGGAAGCAGTGGCTGGGCGTGAAGAGCACCCTGGTCAACGAGGAGTGGAAGGTCTTCCTCAACACGCGCAAGCTGAAGAAGAAGACCCAGGTGTTCCGCTCGGCCTGGATCGGCGACTACAACGACGCCTCCACCTTCCTGGACATCATGCAGAGCACCCACGGCCAGAACGACACCGGCTGGAGCAATGCGCAGTACGACGCGCTGCTGGTGCAGGCCGCTGCCGAGACCGATCCGCTGCGCCGCCAGGCGCAGCTGGAGCAGGCGGAGCGCATCCTGCTGGAGGACCTGCCGATGATCCCGCTGACCTTCTATGTCTCCAAGAACCTGGTGAAGCCCTGGGTCAGGCAGTGGCAGGACAACATCCTGGACTACCACTATTCCAAAGACATGCGGATCGAGGGCTATTGA
- a CDS encoding EamA family transporter has product MSRNSSVALALATVYLVWGSTYLAIRVGVRDLPPFLFSGSRFMAAGLLMLLWARSRGHRLPQRWQDWRSIAFAALTMLVAGNGLVTWSEQWVESNQAALIVATSALWIAWFGTFGSRGETVNRLSIVGLAVGFAGVAVLVGGGLQLRAAPPLAYAALLAATVAWGAGSVALRRHPPACSAWVGAALQMMIAGAVMGSIGMASGEAPRWHMTPTAAWMLLYLTVFGSCIAYGAYFWLVQQVTPAVLGTYAYVNPAVAVVLGWAILDERLSPTQWLGTLVILGGVVLVTLASRKPKPASPA; this is encoded by the coding sequence ATGTCCCGCAATTCCTCGGTGGCCCTGGCGCTGGCGACGGTCTACCTCGTCTGGGGTTCCACGTACCTGGCGATCCGCGTCGGCGTGCGCGACCTGCCGCCCTTCCTGTTCTCCGGCAGCCGCTTCATGGCGGCCGGCCTGCTGATGCTGCTGTGGGCCCGTTCACGCGGTCACCGTTTGCCGCAACGCTGGCAGGACTGGCGCAGCATCGCCTTTGCCGCCTTGACCATGCTGGTGGCCGGCAACGGCCTGGTGACCTGGTCCGAGCAATGGGTGGAGTCCAACCAGGCCGCCCTGATCGTGGCCACCAGTGCCCTGTGGATCGCCTGGTTCGGCACCTTCGGCAGCCGCGGCGAGACGGTCAACCGCCTCAGCATCGTCGGCCTGGCCGTGGGCTTCGCCGGCGTGGCGGTGCTGGTCGGCGGCGGCCTGCAGCTGCGTGCCGCGCCGCCGCTGGCCTATGCCGCCCTGCTGGCCGCCACCGTGGCCTGGGGCGCCGGCTCGGTGGCCCTGCGACGCCATCCGCCGGCCTGCTCCGCCTGGGTCGGTGCCGCGCTGCAGATGATGATCGCGGGCGCGGTGATGGGCAGCATCGGCATGGCCAGCGGCGAGGCCCCGCGCTGGCACATGACCCCCACGGCGGCATGGATGCTGCTGTACCTGACGGTATTCGGCTCCTGCATCGCCTATGGCGCCTACTTCTGGCTGGTGCAGCAGGTGACGCCGGCGGTGCTCGGCACCTATGCTTACGTCAATCCTGCGGTGGCCGTGGTCCTGGGCTGGGCGATCCTGGACGAGCGGCTGTCGCCGACGCAGTGGCTGGGAACACTGGTGATCCTGGGGGGCGTGGTGCTGGTGACCCTGGCTTCGCGCAAGCCGAAACCGGCCAGCCCGGCATGA
- the rplQ gene encoding 50S ribosomal protein L17 translates to MRHGMSGRAFGRSPSHRKATMQAITVALIKNELIKTTVPKAKELRRVAEPLITRAKADTLANRRLVFSRLRDRDAVTKLFNEIGPRYAKRPGGYLRILRCGFRAGDDAPMAYVELVDRPRGAAAPVEAAPAA, encoded by the coding sequence ATGCGTCACGGAATGTCAGGCCGCGCGTTCGGCCGTAGCCCCAGCCACCGCAAGGCCACGATGCAGGCCATCACGGTTGCGCTGATCAAGAATGAGCTGATCAAGACCACGGTGCCGAAGGCGAAGGAACTGCGCCGCGTTGCCGAGCCGCTGATCACCCGCGCCAAGGCGGACACGCTGGCCAACCGTCGCCTCGTGTTCTCGCGCCTGCGCGACCGCGACGCGGTGACCAAGCTGTTCAACGAGATCGGCCCGCGTTACGCCAAGCGCCCCGGCGGCTACCTGCGCATCCTGCGCTGCGGCTTCCGCGCCGGTGACGACGCGCCGATGGCCTACGTCGAGCTGGTCGATCGTCCGCGCGGCGCCGCCGCTCCGGTCGAGGCTGCCCCGGCTGCTTAA
- a CDS encoding DNA-directed RNA polymerase subunit alpha: MQNVIADLLKPRLIEVEAVSTHRARVTLEPMERGFGHTLGNALRRILLSSIPGAAITEVQIDGVVHEYSAVEGVQEDVIDILLNIKNIAIRMHAREEATLRLEKSGKGAITAGDIQLDHDVEIVNPELVLAHLTGGKLNMTLKVTRGRGYVPAASIVREEETRGIGVLKLDASYSPVRRVSYAVERARVAQRTDLDKLILDVDTNGGIDAAEAVRLSARILRDQLAVFVDLEAEAAQAAATPGKKDLSPILFRPIDDLELTVRSANCLKAENVYYIGDLVQRTEMELMKTPNLGKKSLNEIKEALKAHDLELGMKLDNWSSPKTPA, translated from the coding sequence ATGCAGAATGTGATTGCCGACCTGCTCAAGCCGCGCCTGATCGAGGTGGAAGCCGTTTCCACCCATCGTGCGCGCGTCACCCTCGAACCGATGGAGCGCGGCTTCGGCCACACGCTGGGCAATGCCCTGCGCCGCATCCTGCTGTCGTCGATTCCGGGCGCAGCGATTACCGAAGTGCAGATCGACGGTGTCGTGCACGAGTACAGCGCGGTCGAAGGCGTCCAGGAAGATGTCATCGACATCCTGCTGAACATCAAGAACATCGCGATCCGCATGCACGCCCGTGAAGAAGCCACCCTGCGCCTCGAGAAGTCGGGCAAGGGTGCCATCACCGCCGGCGACATCCAGCTGGACCACGACGTCGAGATCGTCAACCCGGAACTGGTGCTCGCGCACCTGACCGGCGGCAAGCTCAACATGACGCTGAAGGTCACCCGTGGCCGCGGCTACGTGCCGGCTGCCAGCATCGTGCGTGAAGAGGAAACCCGCGGTATCGGCGTGCTCAAGCTGGATGCCAGCTACAGCCCGGTTCGCCGCGTCAGCTACGCCGTCGAGCGCGCCCGCGTTGCGCAGCGCACCGACCTCGACAAGCTGATCCTCGACGTGGACACCAACGGCGGCATCGATGCTGCCGAGGCCGTGCGCCTGTCGGCCCGCATCCTGCGCGACCAGCTCGCCGTGTTCGTCGACCTGGAAGCGGAAGCCGCCCAGGCCGCCGCCACTCCGGGCAAGAAGGACCTGTCGCCGATCCTGTTCCGCCCGATCGACGATCTGGAACTCACCGTGCGTTCGGCCAACTGCCTCAAGGCGGAGAACGTCTATTACATCGGCGATCTGGTGCAGCGCACCGAGATGGAACTGATGAAGACGCCGAACCTCGGCAAGAAGTCGCTCAACGAAATCAAGGAAGCGCTGAAGGCGCATGACCTCGAGTTGGGCATGAAGCTCGACAACTGGTCGTCGCCCAAGACGCCGGCCTGA
- the rpsD gene encoding 30S ribosomal protein S4, protein MARYIGPKCKLSRRAGTDLLLKSRARSLDSKCKLETRPGQHGAVKPRLSDYALQLREKQKLKQMYGVLEKQFRNYYLKASSKKGSTGLILLQMLESRLDNVVYRMGFGRTRSESRQLVSHKAVLVNGKQVNIPSYQVQVGDVVEIREKSRSQSRVAESLSIASQAGMPDWIDVDEKGLKGTFKAKPTRDQIVPDINEQLVVELYSK, encoded by the coding sequence ATGGCTCGTTATATTGGCCCCAAGTGCAAGCTTTCCCGCCGTGCCGGCACCGACCTGCTGCTCAAGTCGCGCGCCCGTTCGCTGGACAGCAAGTGCAAGCTCGAAACCCGTCCCGGCCAGCACGGCGCTGTAAAGCCCCGTCTGTCCGACTATGCCCTGCAGCTGCGTGAAAAGCAGAAGCTGAAGCAGATGTACGGCGTGCTCGAGAAGCAGTTCCGCAATTACTACCTCAAGGCATCGTCGAAGAAGGGCTCCACCGGCCTGATCCTCCTGCAGATGCTGGAAAGCCGCCTGGACAACGTCGTGTATCGCATGGGCTTCGGCCGCACGCGTTCCGAGTCGCGCCAGCTGGTCAGCCACAAGGCTGTCCTGGTCAACGGCAAGCAGGTCAACATCCCGTCCTACCAGGTTCAGGTGGGTGACGTGGTGGAGATCCGCGAGAAGTCGCGCAGCCAGAGCCGCGTGGCCGAGTCGCTGTCGATCGCCTCGCAGGCCGGCATGCCGGACTGGATCGACGTGGACGAGAAGGGCCTCAAGGGCACCTTCAAGGCCAAGCCGACCCGTGATCAGATCGTGCCGGACATCAACGAGCAGCTCGTCGTCGAGTTGTACTCCAAGTAA
- the rpsK gene encoding 30S ribosomal protein S11, with the protein MATQNNAAAAKRKKVKKNVTDAVAHIHASFNNTIILITDRQGNAISWSTAGAAGFKGSRKSTPFAAQVAADKAAQAAAEHGVKNVEVLVKGPGPGRESAVRALNAAGFKIVNITDVTPIPHNGCRAPKRRRV; encoded by the coding sequence ATGGCTACCCAGAACAACGCAGCTGCCGCCAAGCGCAAGAAGGTCAAGAAGAACGTGACCGATGCCGTGGCCCACATCCACGCCTCGTTCAACAACACGATCATCCTGATCACCGATCGCCAGGGCAACGCGATTTCCTGGAGCACGGCGGGCGCCGCCGGCTTCAAGGGCTCGCGCAAGTCCACGCCGTTCGCCGCCCAGGTCGCTGCCGACAAGGCTGCCCAGGCTGCCGCCGAGCACGGCGTGAAGAACGTCGAGGTGCTGGTGAAGGGCCCTGGCCCCGGTCGCGAGTCCGCCGTGCGCGCGCTCAACGCCGCCGGCTTCAAGATCGTCAACATCACCGATGTGACCCCGATTCCGCACAACGGCTGCCGCGCGCCCAAGCGCCGCCGCGTGTAA
- the rpsM gene encoding 30S ribosomal protein S13 — MARIAGVNIPDRKHTVIALTAIYGIGRTRSRKICVAAGIDPTVQIRTLTEGELDKLRAEVGRYIVEGDLRREVSMSIKRLIDLGCYRGTRHRRGLPVRGQRTRTNARTRKGPRRGTVAMKKTT; from the coding sequence ATGGCACGTATCGCGGGTGTCAATATCCCGGATAGGAAGCACACCGTCATTGCCCTCACGGCGATCTACGGTATCGGCAGGACCCGTTCGCGCAAGATCTGCGTGGCCGCGGGGATTGATCCCACTGTCCAGATCCGCACGCTCACCGAGGGCGAGCTGGACAAGCTGCGCGCCGAGGTCGGCCGCTACATCGTGGAAGGCGACCTGCGCCGCGAAGTGTCGATGAGCATCAAGCGTCTGATCGACCTGGGCTGCTACCGCGGCACGCGTCATCGCCGTGGCCTGCCGGTTCGTGGCCAGCGCACCCGTACCAACGCCCGTACCCGCAAGGGTCCGCGCCGTGGCACGGTCGCGATGAAGAAGACCACCTGA
- the rpmJ gene encoding 50S ribosomal protein L36 → MKVRASVKKICRNCKVVRRNGVVRILCTDPRHKQRQG, encoded by the coding sequence ATGAAAGTCCGCGCTTCGGTCAAGAAAATCTGCCGCAACTGCAAGGTCGTACGCCGTAACGGCGTCGTCCGGATCCTGTGCACGGATCCGCGTCACAAGCAGCGTCAGGGTTGA
- the secY gene encoding preprotein translocase subunit SecY: MAKATGMPAGSMVPDLSKIGEVRSRLLFLLGAIIVFRIGSYIPVPGIDPGQLAALFNQSKGTILDMFNMFSGGSLERLSIFALGVMPYISASIIVQLMAAVVPQLKELKKEGESGRRTITKYTRYGTLGLALFQSFGAALALQKSGVAVNVGFGFLFTATVSLVTGTMFLMWLGEQITERGIGNGISMLIFAGIVAGFPRAMASTAQLVTEGSLNGFVVLVVLVAVVLVTWAVVFVERAQRRIPVHHARRQQGRKVFAAQTQHLPLKLNMSGVIPPIFASSLILFPASLVQFFGDGAQGGIMQQVANALSPGQPLYTVLYGMLIVFFCFFYTALVFDSRETAENLKKSGAFIPGVRPGVMTAKYIDTVLTRLTVAGSAYILAVCLAPEVLRSFFPGIPFHFGGTSLLITVVVVMDFMAQLQAHLMSHQYEGLMKKANLKSLGPSSAR; this comes from the coding sequence ATGGCGAAAGCAACTGGCATGCCGGCGGGATCGATGGTCCCGGACCTCTCCAAGATTGGAGAAGTCCGCAGCCGTCTGCTGTTCCTGCTGGGCGCCATCATCGTGTTCCGCATCGGCAGCTACATCCCGGTGCCGGGCATCGATCCTGGCCAGCTCGCGGCACTGTTCAACCAGTCCAAGGGCACGATCCTGGACATGTTCAACATGTTCTCGGGCGGTTCGCTCGAGCGCCTGTCGATCTTCGCCCTGGGCGTGATGCCCTACATCTCCGCCTCGATCATCGTGCAGCTGATGGCCGCCGTCGTTCCCCAGCTCAAGGAGCTGAAGAAGGAAGGCGAGTCGGGCCGCCGGACGATCACCAAGTACACCCGTTACGGCACCCTGGGCCTGGCGCTGTTCCAGTCCTTCGGCGCCGCCCTGGCCCTGCAGAAGTCGGGCGTGGCGGTCAACGTCGGCTTCGGCTTCCTGTTCACCGCGACCGTGTCCCTGGTGACCGGCACGATGTTCCTGATGTGGCTGGGCGAGCAGATCACCGAGCGCGGCATCGGCAACGGCATTTCCATGCTGATCTTCGCCGGCATCGTGGCGGGCTTCCCGCGCGCCATGGCGTCCACCGCCCAGCTGGTTACCGAGGGCTCGCTGAACGGCTTCGTGGTGCTGGTGGTGCTGGTGGCCGTGGTCCTGGTGACCTGGGCCGTGGTCTTCGTGGAGCGCGCCCAGCGCCGCATCCCCGTGCATCATGCACGGCGGCAGCAGGGTCGCAAGGTGTTTGCCGCCCAGACCCAGCATCTGCCGCTGAAGCTGAACATGTCGGGCGTGATCCCGCCGATCTTCGCCTCTTCGCTGATCCTGTTTCCGGCTTCGCTGGTGCAGTTCTTCGGTGACGGCGCCCAGGGCGGCATCATGCAGCAGGTGGCCAATGCCCTGTCGCCGGGTCAGCCGCTGTACACCGTCCTGTACGGCATGCTGATCGTGTTTTTCTGCTTCTTCTACACCGCGCTGGTGTTCGATTCGCGCGAAACGGCAGAAAACCTCAAGAAATCAGGTGCTTTCATTCCGGGTGTGCGCCCCGGCGTGATGACCGCCAAGTACATCGACACCGTCCTGACACGCCTGACTGTCGCCGGTTCGGCCTACATCCTGGCGGTGTGCCTGGCTCCCGAGGTCCTGCGCAGCTTCTTCCCGGGTATCCCGTTCCATTTTGGCGGTACCTCGCTGCTGATTACGGTGGTGGTGGTGATGGACTTCATGGCGCAGCTGCAGGCGCACCTGATGTCCCACCAGTACGAAGGCCTGATGAAAAAGGCCAATTTGAAGTCCCTGGGTCCGTCGTCGGCTCGCTGA
- the rplO gene encoding 50S ribosomal protein L15, translating into MKLNTIKPTAGAKTVKKRVARGIGSGLGKTAGRGHKGQHARSGGYNKLGFEGGQMPIQRRLPKRGFNSPLASLTEEVRLSELNKLTETEIDLAVLKARNVVGANVQTAKVIKSGELTRAVTLKGILVTKGAREVITAAGGTIAE; encoded by the coding sequence ATGAAACTCAACACCATCAAGCCGACCGCCGGCGCCAAGACCGTCAAGAAGCGCGTTGCGCGCGGCATCGGTTCGGGCCTGGGCAAGACCGCCGGCCGCGGCCACAAGGGTCAGCACGCCCGTTCGGGCGGCTACAACAAGCTGGGCTTCGAGGGCGGCCAGATGCCGATCCAGCGTCGCCTGCCCAAGCGCGGCTTCAACTCCCCGCTGGCCAGCCTGACCGAAGAAGTGCGCCTGTCGGAGCTGAACAAGCTGACCGAGACCGAGATCGACCTGGCCGTGCTGAAGGCCCGGAACGTGGTCGGCGCCAACGTGCAGACCGCCAAGGTCATCAAGTCGGGTGAACTGACCCGCGCCGTCACGCTCAAAGGCATCCTGGTCACCAAGGGTGCCCGTGAAGTGATCACGGCTGCCGGCGGCACGATCGCAGAGTAA
- the rpmD gene encoding 50S ribosomal protein L30, whose product MATKKLKVTLIRSLAKKLAMHKNNANGLGLRKLHRSVIVDATPENMGMINKSSHMFRVEEV is encoded by the coding sequence ATGGCGACCAAGAAGCTCAAAGTCACGCTGATCCGCAGCCTCGCCAAGAAGCTGGCGATGCACAAGAACAACGCCAATGGTCTGGGCCTGCGCAAGCTGCATCGCTCGGTCATTGTCGATGCCACCCCGGAAAACATGGGCATGATCAACAAGTCGTCCCACATGTTCCGCGTCGAAGAGGTCTGA